From Phenylobacterium immobile (ATCC 35973), a single genomic window includes:
- a CDS encoding ATP-dependent DNA helicase — protein sequence MTVAVPAIDLAPALVVPPGGRAAVADARGAQMIRLADARDLFEHGPVLVAHAGMTARRLGLNAPPRTGGIFDVLELFAFVRPARFCAPSAAGLALALGLAEPKGSDAQAASLRQAAELLLEELAQVPEPSREEALAIAETLARAGWPWGLACASALRSAPISNVFRGGGLDVWTRLIEWEAEAPPGEPGSKPVEPAAAAARLKDLLVRAGLDEARPAQSEFAQEAAFVFQPREREGEPRMMLAEAGTGIGKTLGYLAPASVWAEANGPAVWVSTYTRALQRQIERETHALYPDVKTRAKRAVVRKGRENYLCLLNLQDMGNSAQLGAGDLVGLGLAVRWARATRDGDMTGGDYPAWLPTLFAVGVQNQAGPQNLVDRRGECVHAGCPHYRVCFVEKAIRASRRADLVIANHALVLTQAAFDGARAARGSKADGETTALKRIVFDEGHHLFDAADNAFSAQLSGAESAELRRWIRGPEGRGRRGRGLEARLGEVLADYDDARETLAEAVRAAAALPGEGWSGRIAPPGGEVNPHGPIEAFLVAVIEQLRARAGREGSGAPDLGMECSARPALDLVRETAREAAQALARLEAPLLSLARRLEDVLDDEAAELPVTERARIEGALRGLDRRARMTLPAWRSMLRAIDEDSEDDPDFVDWFDATFLYGRVVDAACRRHWVDPTEPLTNAVISQAHGVLVTSATLADPALADPFALAEMRTGAARLPERPKTLRLASPFDYAANARCLVVTDVSRDDARQVAAAMRELFLAAGGGGLGLFTAIRRLRAVHERIAGPLADKGLGLYAQHVDPLEAGALVDIFRAEVDSCLLGTDAVRDGVDVPGRALRLLVFDRVPWPRPDILHKARRGRFGGKGYDDAIARGRIAQAFGRLIRRADDKGVFVMLDAAAPTRLFSALPSGVELQRVSLVEAIEQTAAFLG from the coding sequence ATGACCGTCGCCGTGCCGGCCATCGACCTCGCGCCCGCCCTTGTGGTCCCGCCGGGAGGTCGTGCCGCCGTCGCCGATGCCCGCGGCGCGCAGATGATCCGCCTGGCGGATGCGCGGGATCTCTTTGAACACGGCCCCGTCCTGGTCGCCCACGCCGGCATGACCGCCCGTCGACTGGGCTTGAACGCGCCGCCGCGGACGGGGGGTATCTTCGACGTGCTGGAGCTCTTTGCTTTCGTCCGACCAGCGCGGTTCTGCGCCCCCTCCGCCGCGGGGCTGGCGCTGGCGTTGGGCCTGGCCGAGCCCAAGGGCTCCGACGCCCAGGCCGCCTCCCTGCGCCAGGCGGCGGAACTGCTCTTGGAGGAGCTCGCCCAAGTCCCGGAACCGTCGCGCGAAGAGGCTTTGGCGATCGCCGAGACCCTGGCCCGCGCCGGCTGGCCCTGGGGCCTGGCCTGCGCCTCGGCCCTGCGCAGCGCGCCGATCAGCAACGTCTTCCGCGGCGGCGGCCTCGATGTCTGGACTCGTCTGATCGAATGGGAGGCGGAGGCCCCGCCCGGCGAGCCTGGCTCCAAGCCGGTCGAGCCCGCCGCCGCCGCGGCTCGGCTGAAGGATCTGCTCGTGCGCGCCGGCCTCGATGAAGCGCGCCCCGCCCAGTCCGAGTTCGCGCAGGAAGCCGCCTTCGTCTTCCAGCCGCGCGAACGGGAGGGCGAGCCGCGGATGATGCTGGCTGAGGCGGGGACTGGCATCGGCAAGACTCTGGGCTATCTTGCGCCGGCCTCTGTCTGGGCCGAGGCCAACGGGCCTGCGGTCTGGGTCTCCACCTATACCCGCGCCCTGCAGCGGCAGATCGAGCGCGAGACCCACGCCCTCTATCCCGATGTGAAAACCCGCGCCAAACGCGCGGTCGTGCGGAAGGGCCGCGAAAACTACCTGTGTCTGCTGAACCTCCAGGACATGGGCAACTCCGCCCAGCTGGGGGCTGGCGACCTCGTGGGGCTGGGCCTCGCCGTGCGCTGGGCGCGGGCCACCCGCGACGGCGACATGACCGGTGGCGACTATCCCGCCTGGTTGCCGACGCTGTTCGCCGTCGGGGTGCAGAACCAGGCCGGGCCGCAGAACCTGGTAGACCGGCGCGGCGAATGCGTTCACGCCGGATGCCCGCACTATCGCGTCTGTTTTGTCGAGAAGGCGATCCGCGCCTCTCGGCGCGCCGATCTGGTCATCGCCAATCACGCCCTGGTCCTCACTCAGGCCGCTTTCGACGGCGCCCGTGCGGCCCGCGGTTCTAAGGCGGACGGCGAGACGACGGCGCTCAAGCGCATCGTTTTTGACGAAGGCCATCATCTGTTCGACGCGGCCGACAACGCCTTCTCCGCCCAGCTTTCAGGAGCCGAGTCCGCCGAACTGCGCCGCTGGATCCGCGGCCCGGAAGGGCGTGGTCGGCGGGGGCGCGGCCTCGAGGCCCGGCTCGGCGAGGTTCTGGCGGACTATGACGACGCCCGGGAGACTCTGGCCGAAGCCGTCCGCGCCGCCGCAGCCCTGCCAGGTGAAGGTTGGTCCGGCCGCATCGCCCCGCCGGGCGGCGAGGTCAATCCACATGGACCGATCGAGGCCTTCCTCGTCGCGGTGATCGAACAGCTTCGGGCCCGAGCCGGCCGGGAAGGCTCCGGCGCTCCGGATCTGGGGATGGAGTGCTCAGCGCGGCCCGCTCTGGATCTGGTCCGTGAGACGGCGCGCGAGGCGGCTCAGGCGCTCGCCCGGCTGGAGGCGCCCCTGCTCTCCCTGGCGCGGCGACTGGAGGACGTGCTCGACGACGAAGCCGCTGAGCTGCCGGTGACCGAACGGGCCCGCATCGAAGGCGCCCTGCGCGGTCTGGACCGGCGTGCGCGCATGACGCTTCCGGCCTGGCGGTCCATGCTGCGCGCCATCGACGAGGACTCGGAAGACGATCCCGATTTCGTCGATTGGTTCGATGCGACCTTCCTCTATGGCCGCGTCGTCGACGCCGCCTGCCGCCGCCATTGGGTCGATCCCACCGAGCCCCTCACAAACGCCGTCATCTCCCAGGCCCACGGCGTCCTGGTCACCAGCGCGACCCTCGCCGACCCGGCGCTCGCCGATCCCTTCGCCCTGGCGGAGATGCGCACCGGCGCGGCGCGACTGCCCGAGCGGCCCAAGACCCTGCGCCTCGCCTCTCCCTTCGATTACGCCGCCAACGCCCGCTGCCTGGTGGTCACCGACGTCAGCCGGGACGACGCGCGCCAGGTCGCCGCCGCCATGCGTGAGCTGTTCCTGGCTGCCGGCGGCGGGGGTCTTGGCCTTTTCACTGCGATTCGCCGCCTTCGCGCCGTGCACGAACGCATCGCCGGTCCGCTTGCCGACAAGGGTCTGGGCCTCTACGCCCAGCACGTCGATCCGCTCGAGGCCGGCGCTCTGGTCGACATCTTCCGCGCCGAGGTCGACTCCTGCCTGTTGGGCACCGACGCCGTGCGAGACGGGGTCGATGTGCCGGGCCGGGCGCTGCGCCTGCTGGTCTTCGATCGCGTGCCGTGGCCCCGGCCGGACATCTTGCACAAGGCGCGTCGCGGGCGCTTTGGCGGCAAAGGGTATGACGACGCCATCGCCCGCGGCCGGATCGCCCAAGCGTTTGGCCGGCTGATCCGCCGGGCCGACGACAAGGGCGTTTTCGTGATGCTTGACGCCGCCGCGCCTACCCGGCTGTTCTCCGCCCTGCCATCCGGCGTGGAGCTTCAGCGGGTCAGCCTGGTCGAGGCCATTGAGCAGACGGCCGCCTTCCTGGGTTGA
- the pdeM gene encoding ligase-associated DNA damage response endonuclease PdeM, whose translation MSAPPFAWKFAAQACGSIALPLGEGAARMRPSGALWLEAARALCVADLHLEKGSAYAVRGQMLPPYDTRETLSRLEAEVAALDPAMIVLMGDTFHDRAAETRLPLDDAGRLAALARGRDLIWIVGNHDADGPRSLPGAVVGEIVLQGLTLRHEPLPGARPGEIAGHLHPAAKVRAAGGSVRRRCFITDGERAILPAFGAYAGGLNVRDAAFVGLFARNPLVAALGKTRVHAIGWRSLATDRG comes from the coding sequence ATGAGCGCCCCGCCTTTCGCCTGGAAGTTCGCCGCGCAGGCCTGCGGGTCCATTGCCCTGCCGCTGGGCGAGGGCGCGGCCCGGATGCGTCCGTCCGGCGCCCTCTGGCTGGAGGCGGCGCGCGCGCTTTGCGTCGCCGACCTGCATCTGGAAAAGGGCTCGGCCTATGCGGTCCGCGGTCAGATGCTGCCGCCCTACGACACCCGCGAGACCCTGAGCCGCCTGGAGGCGGAGGTCGCGGCGCTCGATCCGGCGATGATCGTCCTGATGGGCGACACTTTCCACGACAGAGCCGCAGAGACCCGCCTGCCGCTGGACGACGCCGGCCGGCTGGCGGCGCTGGCGCGGGGACGCGACCTCATCTGGATCGTCGGCAACCATGACGCCGATGGTCCGCGTTCGCTTCCGGGCGCTGTCGTCGGCGAGATCGTCCTGCAAGGCTTGACGCTTCGCCACGAGCCCCTGCCCGGCGCCCGCCCCGGCGAGATCGCCGGCCACCTGCACCCGGCGGCGAAGGTGCGCGCCGCCGGCGGATCGGTGCGCCGCCGCTGTTTCATCACTGATGGCGAGCGGGCGATCCTGCCGGCCTTCGGCGCCTATGCGGGGGGCCTGAACGTCCGCGACGCGGCCTTCGTCGGCCTGTTCGCCCGCAATCCCCTGGTGGCGGCGCTGGGCAAGACCCGCGTCCACGCCATTGGCTGGCGCTCGCTGGCAACGGACCGCGGCTAG
- a CDS encoding tetratricopeptide repeat protein, translated as MALQAPWSVKGVDVRAREAAKLMARRAGLTLGEWLNRAILQEASRPEPDQPPVSAARPADAEAIEALGREVIALARALDRRLRLAESKLRGLAETDARSAEAIDDLAQRLRDSESRLADWINAARAAGGSRPLGPTPFDLLAADAALPDGPSAQDLFETTPPMEARAEHPAAATGASSLTDDDADFIPIPARAPPGAGVARRRAAADRRVAVVLASAACCLALAGAGVFLLRDGPEAPVTPVVATPPPAPQIDPAIARLEGMAAAGDPAAMHELGLAYFNGDGAPKDLPRAVRWFRAAAEKGLAPAQHNLAMMYAAGSGAPRDPVEACAWFSVAATAGDAEAGKALREIWKGLTPDQRQAANARVATLRGALRI; from the coding sequence ATGGCCTTGCAGGCGCCCTGGAGCGTAAAGGGCGTGGATGTCAGAGCCCGCGAGGCGGCCAAGCTGATGGCCCGCCGCGCCGGCCTGACTCTCGGCGAATGGCTCAATCGCGCCATCCTCCAGGAGGCCAGCCGGCCGGAGCCTGACCAGCCGCCGGTCTCCGCGGCCCGTCCCGCTGACGCCGAGGCCATCGAGGCGCTTGGCCGGGAAGTGATCGCGCTCGCCCGCGCCCTCGACCGCCGGCTGCGGCTTGCGGAATCGAAACTTCGCGGTCTGGCCGAGACTGACGCCCGTTCAGCTGAGGCGATCGACGACCTCGCCCAGCGCTTGCGCGATAGTGAGAGCCGCCTGGCGGACTGGATCAACGCGGCCCGCGCCGCCGGCGGATCGCGGCCCTTGGGGCCCACGCCCTTCGATCTGCTGGCCGCCGACGCGGCCCTGCCGGATGGTCCGTCGGCGCAGGACCTTTTTGAGACCACCCCGCCGATGGAGGCGCGCGCCGAACACCCCGCGGCGGCGACGGGAGCGTCATCCCTGACCGACGACGACGCCGACTTCATCCCAATCCCCGCCCGTGCGCCGCCCGGCGCAGGCGTGGCGCGGCGCCGGGCGGCGGCGGACCGTCGCGTGGCCGTGGTCCTGGCTTCCGCCGCCTGCTGCCTGGCCCTGGCGGGCGCCGGCGTATTCCTCCTGCGCGATGGGCCGGAAGCGCCTGTCACGCCCGTGGTCGCAACGCCGCCGCCCGCGCCGCAGATTGATCCCGCGATCGCCCGCCTCGAAGGCATGGCGGCGGCCGGCGACCCCGCGGCCATGCATGAGCTGGGCCTCGCCTACTTCAACGGCGACGGCGCGCCCAAGGATCTGCCGCGGGCTGTCCGCTGGTTCCGCGCTGCGGCCGAGAAGGGTCTGGCCCCGGCCCAGCACAACCTGGCCATGATGTACGCGGCGGGCTCCGGCGCGCCGCGCGACCCGGTGGAGGCCTGCGCCTGGTTCAGCGTCGCCGCGACCGCCGGCGACGCCGAAGCCGGCAAGGCGCTCCGGGAGATCTGGAAGGGCTTGACCCCCGACCAGCGCCAGGCCGCCAACGCCCGGGTCGCCACCCTGCGTGGCGCGCTGCGAATCTAG
- a CDS encoding ligase-associated DNA damage response DEXH box helicase — protein MAVAARVSPTLGPVLPPRFDAWFAARGWRARAHQLEMVEQGRAGHDALLIAPTGGGKTLAGFLPSLIDITERAPANSARGVHTLYISPLKALAVDVERNLMAPILEMGLPISAESRTGDTGMARRQRQRIKPPDILLTTPEQLALLCAWEGAALFFQDLRCVVLDEIHTLHGSKRGDLLALDLARLQTLAPMMRRVGLSATVDDPAVITRWMGGGRPIAVVRGPAGAEPLVDILLSEGRVPWAGHTAQHAMAEVYETIKKARTALVFVNTRFQAEFAFQELWRLNDDNLPIALHHGSLAPEQRRKVEAAMARGELRAVVCTSTLDLGIDWGDVDLVIQLASPKGASRMVQRIGRANHRLDEPSRALFVPANRFEMLECQAAREAIATGSLDGDAPRVGALDVLAQHVMGCACAEPFELVALYEEVRSAGPYLDLTWEDFEQVVDFVSTGGYALKTYDRFRRIVRDEDGRWRARNAQIAQAHRMNVGAIVSPAVLTVRMAMRGGKGGRKIGEVEEGMLEMLDPGDTFIFAGQTWALEAVTNLDVLVRPANDRDAKMPSWGGSKFALSTFLAKRVRELMYDQEHWQVLPLDVREWLEAQRDRSVIPREDEMLLETFPRGKRRFMAIYPFEGRLAHTTLAMLLTRRLERLGRAPLGFVCNDYALAIWAMKPLDDLDFDALFDEDMLGDDLEAWLAESFMMKRAFKGCAVIAGLIERRFPGQAQKSGRQVTFSTDLIYDVLRKHEPDHLLLRCARADAATGLIDVARLGQMLARIRGRIRHAPLERLSPFSVPILLEIGKERAPGASHEAAILQEAEEDLIAEALYLDMA, from the coding sequence ATGGCTGTCGCCGCCCGCGTTTCCCCGACCCTGGGGCCTGTCCTGCCGCCGCGGTTCGACGCCTGGTTCGCGGCGCGCGGTTGGCGGGCGCGCGCGCACCAGCTCGAGATGGTCGAACAGGGTCGGGCCGGCCACGACGCCCTGCTGATCGCGCCCACGGGCGGCGGCAAGACCCTGGCCGGCTTCCTGCCCAGCTTGATCGACATCACCGAGCGCGCGCCGGCCAACAGCGCGCGCGGCGTGCATACCCTCTACATCTCGCCGCTGAAGGCCCTGGCGGTCGATGTCGAGCGCAACCTGATGGCGCCGATCCTGGAGATGGGTCTCCCGATCTCCGCCGAGAGTCGGACCGGCGACACGGGCATGGCGCGCCGCCAGCGGCAGCGGATCAAGCCGCCGGATATCCTCCTGACCACGCCGGAGCAGCTGGCCCTGCTGTGCGCCTGGGAGGGGGCGGCCCTTTTCTTTCAGGACCTGCGGTGCGTGGTCCTGGACGAGATCCACACCCTGCATGGCTCCAAGCGCGGCGACCTGCTGGCGCTGGACTTGGCGCGCCTACAGACGCTGGCGCCGATGATGCGCCGCGTCGGACTGTCGGCGACGGTTGACGACCCGGCGGTGATCACCCGCTGGATGGGTGGCGGCCGGCCAATCGCCGTGGTCCGCGGTCCAGCCGGGGCTGAACCCTTGGTCGACATCCTTCTGTCGGAAGGCCGCGTGCCTTGGGCCGGCCACACCGCGCAACACGCCATGGCCGAGGTCTACGAGACGATCAAGAAGGCGCGGACGGCGTTGGTCTTCGTCAACACGCGGTTCCAGGCGGAGTTCGCCTTCCAGGAGCTCTGGCGGCTGAACGACGACAACCTGCCGATCGCCCTTCACCATGGATCGCTGGCGCCGGAGCAGCGGCGCAAGGTCGAGGCGGCCATGGCGCGCGGCGAGCTGCGGGCGGTGGTCTGCACCTCGACGCTCGATCTGGGCATCGACTGGGGCGACGTTGATCTTGTCATCCAGCTGGCGTCGCCCAAGGGCGCCTCGCGGATGGTCCAGCGGATCGGCCGGGCCAACCACCGGCTGGACGAGCCGAGCCGCGCCTTGTTCGTGCCCGCCAACCGCTTCGAAATGCTGGAGTGTCAGGCCGCGCGGGAAGCCATCGCCACCGGCTCGCTGGACGGCGACGCCCCGCGCGTCGGCGCCCTGGATGTCCTGGCCCAGCACGTCATGGGCTGCGCCTGCGCCGAGCCCTTCGAGCTGGTCGCGCTCTATGAGGAGGTGCGGTCCGCCGGGCCCTATCTGGACCTCACCTGGGAGGACTTCGAACAGGTCGTCGATTTCGTCTCGACCGGCGGTTATGCGCTGAAGACCTATGACCGGTTCCGCCGGATCGTCCGCGACGAGGACGGCCGCTGGCGGGCGCGCAACGCCCAGATCGCCCAGGCCCACCGCATGAACGTCGGCGCCATCGTCTCGCCGGCGGTGCTGACGGTCCGCATGGCGATGCGCGGCGGCAAGGGAGGCCGCAAGATCGGCGAGGTCGAGGAAGGCATGCTGGAGATGCTCGATCCCGGCGACACCTTCATCTTCGCCGGCCAGACCTGGGCCCTGGAGGCGGTGACCAATCTCGACGTGCTGGTGCGGCCCGCCAACGACCGCGACGCCAAGATGCCGTCCTGGGGCGGCTCGAAATTCGCGCTGTCGACCTTCCTGGCCAAGCGGGTGCGCGAGCTGATGTACGACCAGGAGCATTGGCAGGTGCTGCCGCTCGACGTACGCGAATGGCTGGAGGCGCAGCGCGACCGCTCGGTCATCCCGCGTGAGGACGAGATGCTGCTGGAGACCTTCCCGCGGGGGAAGCGGCGCTTCATGGCGATCTATCCGTTCGAAGGGCGCCTCGCGCACACCACCCTGGCCATGCTGCTGACGCGCCGGCTTGAGCGCCTGGGCCGGGCGCCCCTGGGCTTTGTCTGCAACGACTATGCGCTGGCGATCTGGGCGATGAAGCCGCTCGATGATCTCGATTTCGACGCCCTGTTCGACGAGGACATGCTGGGCGACGACCTGGAGGCGTGGCTGGCCGAGAGTTTCATGATGAAGCGGGCCTTCAAAGGCTGCGCGGTGATCGCCGGCCTGATCGAACGGCGCTTTCCCGGCCAGGCGCAGAAGTCCGGTCGCCAGGTCACCTTCTCCACCGACCTGATCTACGACGTGCTGCGCAAACATGAGCCGGACCACCTGCTGCTGCGCTGTGCGAGGGCCGACGCCGCGACCGGGCTGATCGACGTGGCGCGACTGGGCCAGATGCTGGCGCGGATCCGCGGCCGGATCCGCCATGCGCCGTTGGAGCGGCTGTCGCCCTTCTCGGTTCCGATCCTGCTGGAAATCGGCAAGGAGCGTGCGCCGGGCGCGAGCCATGAGGCGGCCATCCTTCAGGAAGCGGAGGAAGACCTGATCGCCGAAGCTCTCTATCTGGACATGGCATGA